The Acinetobacter defluvii genome includes a region encoding these proteins:
- a CDS encoding transglutaminase family protein has product MHKSLQIMILAMLGLICLALVAFIPIALSLFYIIQIFIIYQFNKKPSRDKIPKFYSYYKLIFVLVSLAIIYFNYATFLGVDAGVPVLATFLFAKALETKKQRDLIILFNFALFVSASLFLFSQSFIMAVVVLLCLTLGLVGLYRVQMALFSVTDVYTENLKTDLLNVLKVMALAVPFFILLFLFFPRFPPLWHVPIPKNNAVTGLSDQMSPGSIAELSQSTALAFRIIGNIQQLPHRENLYWRAMVLDQYDGQTWTRNTLNTLPQKNLNIHLNKHLNYQYLNADQNQTLITALEQSIPNESRYYLHQDGAITARRAVQVNSPINLQWVGNKEIFDDHHRENRERINLKYPQKFDTKAQQLATQLFVQSQSNPEKYVNNVLNWYRINGFSYTLSPGRLGENRVDDFLFGSRQGFCEHYASSFTLLMRYVGIPARVVIGYQGGQFAPDQKSWEVRQLDAHAWSEVYLNGKWQRIDPTAIISPQRIDQGMQDLINQDRNILGDSNFSYQHYSVLKTLRVWSDYASYQWQSKVVGYDTDKQKNWMKKLGLDSSYSYGMILIAGILFIVLTYFLIKTANSYMKQSKFERVIAKFSKHLNNEDRQKEYESFQQWMLRLAEYTDQPQCFKQSYLMYQKIVYLKQENSELVVKFENLLKECSTELRNVKKTCHHQK; this is encoded by the coding sequence ATGCATAAATCACTACAAATTATGATTCTCGCAATGCTTGGACTGATTTGTTTAGCCTTGGTTGCTTTTATTCCAATTGCTTTATCTTTATTTTATATAATACAAATTTTTATTATTTATCAGTTTAATAAAAAACCATCACGAGATAAAATACCAAAATTTTATTCTTATTATAAATTAATCTTTGTTCTAGTTAGTTTAGCCATAATCTATTTTAATTATGCTACTTTTCTTGGCGTAGATGCCGGTGTTCCTGTGTTGGCAACTTTTTTATTTGCAAAAGCTTTAGAAACTAAAAAACAAAGGGATTTAATTATTTTATTTAACTTTGCATTATTTGTAAGTGCGAGTTTATTTTTATTTAGCCAGTCATTTATTATGGCAGTGGTGGTTTTGCTATGTTTGACGCTTGGTTTGGTTGGGCTATATCGTGTACAAATGGCATTATTTTCAGTTACCGATGTTTATACTGAAAATTTAAAAACAGATCTCCTGAATGTGCTGAAAGTAATGGCTTTAGCCGTACCATTTTTTATTTTATTATTCTTGTTTTTTCCAAGATTTCCACCTTTATGGCATGTACCTATTCCTAAAAATAATGCTGTAACGGGTTTAAGTGATCAAATGTCACCGGGTAGTATCGCTGAGTTATCACAATCAACAGCATTGGCATTTCGAATTATTGGAAATATACAACAATTACCGCACAGAGAAAATTTATATTGGCGCGCCATGGTGTTGGATCAATATGATGGTCAAACATGGACACGAAATACACTAAATACCTTACCTCAAAAAAATCTAAATATTCATTTAAATAAGCATTTGAATTATCAATATTTAAATGCAGATCAAAATCAAACATTGATTACTGCTTTAGAGCAGTCTATACCGAATGAATCTCGTTATTATTTACATCAAGATGGTGCGATTACAGCACGTCGCGCAGTTCAAGTGAATAGTCCCATAAATTTACAATGGGTTGGCAATAAAGAAATATTTGATGATCATCATCGAGAAAATAGAGAAAGAATTAATTTAAAATACCCACAAAAATTTGATACCAAGGCACAACAATTGGCAACGCAACTTTTTGTCCAGAGCCAATCTAACCCTGAAAAGTATGTCAATAATGTTTTGAATTGGTATCGCATAAATGGCTTTAGCTATACTTTGTCACCCGGTCGCTTAGGAGAAAATCGTGTTGATGATTTTTTATTTGGGAGCAGACAAGGATTTTGTGAGCATTATGCGTCAAGTTTTACCCTTTTAATGCGTTATGTGGGAATTCCAGCACGTGTGGTGATTGGTTATCAGGGCGGACAATTTGCCCCCGATCAAAAAAGTTGGGAGGTACGTCAATTGGATGCACATGCTTGGTCTGAAGTTTATTTAAATGGAAAATGGCAACGTATTGATCCGACAGCAATTATTTCACCGCAACGTATCGATCAAGGGATGCAGGATTTAATCAATCAAGACCGTAATATTTTAGGGGATTCAAATTTTAGCTATCAGCATTATTCGGTGTTAAAAACTTTACGTGTTTGGAGTGATTATGCAAGTTACCAATGGCAAAGCAAAGTTGTGGGTTATGATACGGATAAACAAAAAAATTGGATGAAAAAACTAGGACTGGACTCAAGTTATAGTTATGGGATGATTTTAATTGCTGGAATATTATTTATTGTATTGACTTATTTTTTAATTAAAACTGCCAATAGTTATATGAAACAAAGTAAATTTGAGCGAGTGATTGCAAAATTTTCTAAGCATTTAAATAATGAAGATCGACAAAAAGAGTATGAAAGCTTTCAGCAGTGGATGTTACGTTTGGCTGAATATACAGATCAGCCACAATGTTTTAAACAGAGTTATCTCATGTATCAAAAAATAGTTTATTTAAAACAAGAAAATAGCGAGTTAGTTGTAAAATTTGAAAACTTGCTTAAAGAATGTTCGACTGAATTAAGAAATGTGAAAAAAACTTGTCATCATCAAAAATAG
- a CDS encoding LemA family protein, with product MGILIFITIFMVLIVWGILIRNNIVRYFNATRRAWAEVANFEAQKAKILEGLERILSRYTQFEKSTLEKVTELRQQILNLNMSNADVSQLQHIEKLSQDLMKNLNVVVENYPELKADQLYLTMMDDIQEQNENVGAAITIFNRNVEAFNNTIQIFPNNVINTLTLSKKPIRPFSDPILLKNFNYRPNF from the coding sequence ATGGGGATTTTAATTTTTATTACTATTTTTATGGTATTGATTGTCTGGGGAATTTTAATTCGCAATAATATTGTTCGGTATTTTAATGCAACTCGTCGTGCATGGGCGGAAGTTGCTAATTTTGAAGCACAAAAAGCTAAAATTTTAGAAGGATTGGAGCGGATACTCTCGCGATATACCCAATTTGAAAAATCCACTTTGGAAAAAGTAACCGAATTACGTCAACAAATTTTGAACTTAAATATGAGCAATGCCGATGTTTCCCAACTACAGCACATTGAAAAATTAAGCCAAGATTTAATGAAAAATTTAAATGTCGTGGTTGAGAATTATCCTGAATTAAAGGCAGATCAGTTGTATTTAACCATGATGGATGATATTCAAGAGCAGAATGAAAATGTCGGAGCAGCCATTACGATTTTTAATCGGAATGTTGAAGCCTTTAATAATACCATTCAAATCTTCCCTAATAATGTGATTAATACTTTAACCTTGTCTAAAAAACCAATTCGTCCCTTTTCAGATCCGATTTTATTAAAAAACTTTAATTATCGCCCAAATTTTTAA
- a CDS encoding AAA family ATPase — translation MFWGQKTKQNETIDLISEQELTPFYEKIDAFLQQINNIVLDKPQQTKLALCSLLAGGHLLFEDLPGLGKTTLASALAHLAGLDFQRIQFTNDMLASDVIGINMFNQSEHVFEFKQGPIFTQILLADEINRCSPKTQSALLEAMEEGFVTIDGMRYELPQPFWVIATQNPLFQSGTYPLPESQLDRFLMRLSLGYPSRDAEKLLLQQRPRHILINNVNAVFKAAEIIKLQQLVQKIYLNDLVFDYLLDLANETRKTQHGLSTRGLLALKKAAQAYALLEKRNFVTVDDVKAVFVAVASHRLNLGEKDTFALMQKVAVNG, via the coding sequence GTGTTTTGGGGACAAAAAACAAAGCAAAATGAGACAATTGATTTAATATCTGAACAGGAATTAACCCCATTTTATGAAAAAATAGATGCTTTTTTACAACAAATCAATAATATCGTTTTAGATAAACCGCAACAAACAAAGCTGGCATTGTGTAGTTTACTTGCAGGTGGTCATCTGTTGTTTGAAGATTTACCGGGTTTAGGAAAAACCACATTGGCAAGTGCTTTGGCACATTTGGCAGGGCTTGATTTTCAAAGAATTCAATTTACCAATGATATGTTGGCAAGTGATGTTATCGGCATCAATATGTTTAATCAAAGTGAACACGTGTTTGAGTTCAAACAAGGACCAATTTTTACGCAAATTTTATTGGCAGATGAAATTAATCGTTGTAGTCCAAAAACACAAAGTGCCTTGTTAGAGGCAATGGAAGAAGGGTTTGTGACCATTGATGGAATGCGTTATGAGCTACCCCAGCCATTTTGGGTGATTGCCACACAAAACCCATTGTTTCAAAGTGGGACTTATCCTTTGCCTGAGTCACAATTAGATCGATTTTTGATGCGTTTATCTTTAGGTTATCCATCACGTGATGCTGAAAAACTTTTATTACAGCAACGTCCTCGTCATATATTAATTAATAATGTGAATGCTGTTTTTAAAGCTGCTGAAATTATAAAACTACAACAACTTGTACAAAAAATTTATTTAAATGACTTAGTGTTTGACTATTTGCTTGATTTAGCCAATGAAACACGCAAAACCCAACATGGCTTATCTACACGCGGTTTGTTAGCTCTAAAGAAAGCTGCACAAGCCTATGCTTTGCTAGAAAAACGTAATTTTGTCACAGTTGATGATGTAAAAGCTGTTTTTGTTGCTGTTGCCTCACATCGGCTGAATTTAGGAGAAAAAGATACTTTTGCCTTAATGCAAAAAGTTGCGGTAAATGGTTGA
- a CDS encoding cation diffusion facilitator family transporter, producing MPIEVVERWLHLTTQKNQQVMHNVARLWEIGQKAKSQQDILDGLHPWGDCKDLYFHNFIAQICFIVGVFIVIFGWVIHAYIAFALTFCIGVLCLFIAYLIYEPSQPVDEVIEFLEHRMIELKYNFKTNQIPEYLPQYSHSVLVISKLKQAFPLFSKGNASNEITQYISTIWQIENKKLPVLLFHYRYMSELSISPLNNEPNKMKSTYKNQWGAFIFGTEPLGIATNNRHSSFFEPYTKKWSTSDIFLNENVHIFGYDQQQLARIISPMLTLKLSDFFQNYSGEVIFHFEERMLCYMGDQNLLARRQQKQKIRDTSQLRGHLRTLRMPEYELFKQQMTSLIS from the coding sequence ATGCCTATCGAAGTCGTTGAAAGATGGTTGCATTTGACCACACAAAAAAATCAACAAGTGATGCACAATGTTGCACGCTTATGGGAAATCGGTCAAAAGGCAAAATCTCAACAAGATATTTTAGATGGTCTGCATCCGTGGGGCGATTGTAAGGATTTATATTTCCATAATTTTATTGCACAAATTTGTTTTATTGTGGGGGTATTCATTGTAATTTTTGGGTGGGTTATTCACGCTTATATTGCTTTTGCTTTAACGTTTTGCATCGGTGTTTTGTGTTTATTTATTGCTTACCTGATCTATGAGCCGAGTCAGCCTGTCGATGAGGTGATTGAGTTTTTAGAACATCGTATGATTGAGCTGAAATATAATTTTAAAACCAATCAGATACCAGAGTATTTACCGCAGTATAGCCACTCCGTCTTGGTGATAAGTAAGCTGAAACAGGCATTCCCTTTATTTTCCAAAGGTAATGCAAGCAATGAAATTACACAATATATTTCAACCATATGGCAAATTGAAAATAAAAAACTGCCTGTACTATTATTTCATTATCGTTATATGAGCGAATTATCCATCAGTCCTTTAAATAATGAACCAAATAAAATGAAAAGTACTTATAAAAATCAATGGGGCGCTTTTATTTTTGGCACAGAGCCGCTAGGTATTGCTACAAATAATCGACATAGCAGCTTTTTTGAGCCTTATACAAAAAAGTGGTCAACCAGTGATATCTTTCTAAATGAAAACGTACATATTTTTGGTTATGATCAACAACAACTTGCACGTATAATTAGTCCAATGTTAACTTTAAAATTAAGTGATTTTTTTCAAAACTATTCGGGGGAAGTGATCTTTCACTTTGAGGAAAGAATGTTGTGTTACATGGGGGATCAAAATTTATTGGCTCGTCGTCAACAGAAACAAAAAATTCGTGATACTTCTCAGTTACGAGGACATTTGCGCACATTACGTATGCCAGAATATGAATTATTTAAGCAGCAAATGACGAGTTTGATTTCATAA
- a CDS encoding HAD-IB family hydrolase, translating into MHATRKTYKNLALFDFDGTLCRKDSFTGFIFYALSKRHIMKQGIKILPWIQAYYLNIYPAAAMRPKLFKAMFTEANAAEIQQLAEEYAPYLLTQLDQKLYQQFLKHKNLGDEIVIVSASVDIYLEYICALLEVDLICTETEIVNQVFTGHYSTPDCSCDQKRTRILEKYNLDQYDKIYAYGNSIEDTEMLNLADHPFMVGKDQDLPVLKQQKKFA; encoded by the coding sequence ATGCATGCAACGCGCAAAACGTATAAAAACCTAGCCTTATTTGATTTTGATGGTACCTTGTGTAGAAAAGATAGTTTCACAGGGTTCATTTTTTACGCCTTATCAAAACGTCATATCATGAAACAAGGCATTAAAATTTTGCCTTGGATACAAGCCTATTATTTAAATATTTATCCTGCTGCTGCGATGCGTCCTAAACTCTTTAAAGCCATGTTTACTGAAGCAAATGCTGCTGAAATTCAGCAACTCGCTGAAGAATATGCGCCATATCTACTCACACAACTTGATCAAAAACTGTATCAGCAGTTTTTAAAACACAAAAATCTAGGTGATGAGATTGTCATTGTTTCAGCCTCGGTGGATATTTATTTGGAATATATTTGTGCGCTGTTAGAAGTCGATCTCATTTGTACTGAAACTGAAATTGTAAATCAGGTATTTACAGGACATTATTCGACGCCCGATTGTAGTTGTGATCAGAAAAGAACTCGTATTTTAGAAAAATATAATCTAGATCAGTATGATAAAATTTATGCTTATGGGAATAGCATTGAAGATACAGAAATGTTAAACCTTGCGGATCATCCCTTTATGGTAGGTAAAGATCAAGATTTACCTGTACTCAAGCAACAAAAGAAATTTGCCTAA
- a CDS encoding DUF58 domain-containing protein, with the protein MLQQRFLKWLHQRFQYEGINVLKQKQVLVFLYQQGYLYVVLILITFIAGVNYANNLILAFCFLISAILCISFYITFKQLYALKIEVVFPEVGRVNEVLPLKLILHSPDQAIKFLNFKIDNQFQHIAVHSQQQIEFNFQPPQRGKFKLPTLQIFSTYPLGLVRAWTYIYMSEPIWIAPEPYKSENELFSSRSSGMPDWDEFYELNQYKQGDSLNAVSWKQAARGQGLYIKRFEDHIDQETMQIDYHRMPADEHEVKLSLMMALVDECEQQQRVYQVTLPHVEIEQGVGFTHYQMVKIKLAQA; encoded by the coding sequence ATGCTGCAACAGCGATTTTTAAAATGGTTACATCAACGCTTTCAATATGAAGGTATAAATGTATTAAAACAAAAACAAGTTTTAGTATTTTTATATCAACAAGGTTATTTATATGTAGTCTTAATTTTGATTACATTTATTGCAGGTGTGAACTATGCAAATAATTTGATTTTAGCTTTTTGTTTTCTGATTAGTGCAATATTGTGTATTAGCTTTTATATTACTTTTAAACAACTTTATGCCTTGAAAATTGAAGTAGTTTTTCCAGAGGTAGGGAGAGTAAATGAAGTACTCCCATTAAAATTAATACTTCATAGCCCCGATCAAGCAATAAAATTTTTAAATTTTAAAATAGATAACCAGTTTCAGCATATCGCAGTTCATTCTCAACAACAAATAGAATTTAACTTCCAACCTCCACAAAGAGGAAAGTTTAAACTCCCCACGCTTCAAATTTTCTCAACGTATCCTTTAGGTTTGGTTCGAGCATGGACATATATCTATATGTCTGAGCCGATTTGGATTGCACCTGAACCCTATAAGTCGGAAAATGAGTTATTCAGCTCACGAAGTTCTGGTATGCCAGACTGGGATGAGTTCTATGAATTAAATCAATACAAACAAGGTGACTCGCTTAACGCAGTGTCATGGAAGCAAGCTGCACGCGGTCAGGGGCTATATATTAAAAGGTTTGAGGATCATATAGATCAAGAAACCATGCAGATTGATTATCATCGTATGCCTGCAGATGAACATGAAGTTAAACTCAGTTTAATGATGGCTCTTGTAGATGAATGTGAACAACAGCAGCGAGTTTACCAAGTCACTTTGCCTCATGTAGAAATAGAACAAGGTGTAGGATTTACACATTATCAAATGGTTAAAATAAAATTAGCGCAGGCATAA
- the proB gene encoding glutamate 5-kinase, protein MIEVVDGQRQLKALKRIVVKIGSSLLTANGQGLDLEAISHWAKQIADLHNAGHEIILVSSGAVAEGMVRMKLENRPTDLPSLQACAAIGQMGLIQTWSSVLENHTIQTAQVLLTHDDLADRRRYLNSCDALQHLIDWRVIPVINENDTVSTDEIRFGDNDTLAAMVAGQVHADLLIILTDQQGMFDSDPRSNPDAKLFHTVRAMDESLFDMAGGGGKFGRGGMLTKVRAARLAAKSGCPTLIASGESDNVLARLMAGEMLGTLFITDDDRVTAHQQWLAAHLQTAGRLVLDDGAVKAIKENHRSLLPVGVKAVEGHFERGDVVECVDTQGHRVAVGRVNFSSRSAEIVKGLASDKVHQVLGEARSLEMIHRNHMAIY, encoded by the coding sequence ATGATAGAAGTGGTAGATGGGCAACGTCAGCTCAAGGCTTTAAAACGTATCGTTGTTAAAATCGGATCATCTTTACTCACAGCAAATGGGCAAGGTTTAGATTTGGAAGCTATTTCGCATTGGGCGAAACAGATTGCGGATCTACACAATGCAGGGCACGAAATTATTTTAGTGTCATCAGGTGCTGTGGCTGAAGGTATGGTTCGTATGAAGCTAGAGAATCGACCCACCGATCTACCCAGTCTGCAAGCTTGTGCTGCCATTGGTCAAATGGGACTGATTCAAACTTGGTCAAGCGTATTGGAAAATCATACCATTCAAACTGCACAAGTATTGTTGACGCATGATGATTTGGCAGATCGTCGTCGTTATTTAAACTCGTGTGATGCACTGCAACACTTGATTGATTGGCGGGTGATTCCAGTCATCAATGAAAATGACACAGTCTCTACTGACGAAATACGTTTCGGGGATAATGATACTTTGGCTGCGATGGTTGCAGGTCAAGTGCATGCAGATTTGTTAATTATCCTCACTGATCAACAAGGCATGTTTGACTCTGATCCTCGTTCAAATCCAGATGCGAAACTTTTCCATACTGTTCGTGCGATGGATGAATCTCTGTTTGATATGGCAGGTGGTGGTGGTAAGTTTGGTCGCGGTGGGATGTTGACTAAAGTCCGTGCTGCGCGTTTGGCTGCAAAGTCAGGCTGTCCAACGCTGATTGCGAGTGGTGAAAGTGACAATGTCCTTGCTCGTTTAATGGCGGGTGAGATGCTCGGTACATTATTTATCACCGATGATGATCGTGTAACTGCGCATCAACAATGGCTTGCTGCACATTTACAAACCGCAGGGCGTTTAGTTTTGGATGATGGTGCTGTGAAAGCCATTAAAGAAAATCATCGTAGTTTATTGCCTGTTGGTGTAAAAGCAGTTGAAGGGCATTTTGAGCGTGGTGATGTAGTGGAATGTGTCGATACACAAGGTCATCGTGTGGCAGTAGGGCGTGTCAACTTTAGCTCTCGTTCTGCTGAGATCGTTAAAGGGCTAGCTTCAGATAAAGTGCATCAGGTATTGGGTGAGGCACGTTCTTTAGAAATGATTCATCGCAATCATATGGCAATATATTAG
- the cgtA gene encoding Obg family GTPase CgtA — MRFVDEAVITVEAGDGGNGVASFRREKFVPFGGPDGGDGGRGGSIYIQADDNTSTLVDYRYTRKFRAERGKNGAGANCAGRGGESVTLKVPVGTTIVDTESGDIIGDLVENGQQVLVAGGGDGGLGNTHFKSSTNRAPRKCTHGTKGEFREIRLELKVLADVGLLGMPNAGKSTFIRAVSAAKPKVADYPFTTMVPNLGVVDADSHRSFVMADIPGLIEGAAEGAGLGIRFLKHLARTRILLHIVDVQPIDGSDPAYNAKAILEELKKFSPTLSKLPIVLVLNKLDQIAESEREEWCNHILTELQWDGPVFKTSGLTSEGTKEVVYYLMDQIEQQHEREVEDPEYAAEIKAFRDQLEAETREQTIAAKEAYREMRRQQRLAGLLGDDDEDDDGDDGEMEVYYVR; from the coding sequence ATGCGCTTTGTTGATGAAGCAGTCATTACCGTAGAGGCTGGCGACGGTGGCAATGGCGTAGCCAGTTTTCGCCGTGAAAAGTTTGTGCCATTTGGTGGTCCAGATGGTGGTGATGGTGGTCGTGGCGGCAGTATATATATCCAAGCCGACGATAATACCAGTACCTTAGTAGATTATCGTTATACCCGTAAATTTCGTGCAGAACGTGGTAAAAACGGTGCTGGCGCAAACTGTGCTGGTCGAGGTGGTGAATCGGTCACATTGAAAGTTCCAGTGGGAACAACCATTGTCGATACTGAGTCAGGCGATATCATTGGTGATTTAGTCGAAAATGGTCAACAAGTTTTAGTTGCAGGTGGTGGTGACGGTGGATTGGGTAATACCCATTTTAAATCATCGACCAATCGTGCGCCGCGTAAGTGTACACATGGTACCAAAGGTGAGTTTCGTGAAATTCGCTTAGAGTTAAAAGTATTGGCAGATGTAGGTTTACTGGGTATGCCAAATGCAGGTAAATCTACTTTTATCCGTGCAGTTTCTGCGGCAAAGCCAAAAGTTGCAGATTATCCATTTACTACGATGGTACCGAACTTAGGCGTGGTCGATGCAGATAGTCACCGTTCATTCGTGATGGCAGATATTCCAGGATTGATTGAAGGTGCGGCTGAAGGGGCTGGACTTGGGATTCGCTTCCTAAAACATTTGGCACGTACACGTATTTTATTGCATATCGTAGATGTTCAACCCATCGATGGTTCTGACCCTGCATATAATGCGAAAGCCATTTTGGAAGAATTAAAGAAATTCTCTCCAACATTGTCAAAACTTCCAATTGTTCTGGTTTTAAACAAACTTGATCAAATTGCTGAATCTGAACGAGAAGAATGGTGTAATCATATTCTTACAGAATTACAATGGGATGGACCGGTATTTAAGACTTCAGGTTTAACTTCTGAAGGAACCAAAGAAGTTGTGTATTACCTCATGGATCAAATCGAACAACAACACGAACGTGAAGTTGAAGATCCTGAATATGCAGCGGAAATCAAAGCCTTCCGTGATCAGCTTGAGGCTGAAACACGTGAGCAAACAATTGCCGCAAAAGAAGCTTATCGTGAAATGCGCCGTCAACAACGCCTTGCAGGATTGTTGGGTGATGACGACGAAGATGACGATGGTGATGATGGCGAAATGGAAGTGTATTACGTACGTTAA
- a CDS encoding DUF1615 family protein yields MKNSSLSQTFVKSLSVLAISIGLVACGKGSWFAEDEPQLETEQIRKLIPNRVQNRESWAKDMFDISQELNIPTTKDNVCTMIAVVDQESNFIANPVVPGLGDKAVKEVTTRLNEKFEDKLGATIGGTVATYFEQVLKTQPTPDDNYLKQMRKVKTEKDLDVLYREIFAYMAQHYHVSALTGAAKLVGQDIGEKMNPITTLGSMQVHINYAKENKRSSMSTNQLRDDLYTEYGGLYYGIHRLMLYPADYDKAIYRFADYNSGMYSSRNAAFQKMIDKLAGADLALDGDLLSYDKNGNPRTTTTTTEKTIIALFAKNNILVTPRQLRNDLKKEKEKGFEKTQTYIAIGKLYKEKTGNEPMYAIMPEVVISGPKLSRDYNTNWYASRVNGRYETCMQRAKRIKT; encoded by the coding sequence ATGAAAAATTCCAGTTTATCCCAAACATTTGTGAAATCTTTAAGTGTCTTAGCGATCTCCATTGGGCTCGTTGCATGTGGCAAAGGCTCATGGTTTGCTGAAGATGAGCCTCAGCTTGAAACGGAACAAATTCGTAAACTCATTCCAAACCGTGTGCAAAACCGAGAATCTTGGGCAAAAGATATGTTTGATATCTCTCAAGAGCTAAATATTCCGACCACCAAAGACAATGTCTGCACCATGATTGCTGTGGTCGATCAGGAATCAAACTTCATCGCCAACCCTGTTGTGCCAGGCTTAGGCGATAAAGCCGTCAAAGAAGTTACTACACGTTTAAATGAGAAATTTGAAGATAAACTTGGTGCCACCATCGGCGGTACAGTTGCTACCTATTTTGAGCAAGTATTAAAAACTCAACCCACACCCGATGACAACTATCTTAAACAAATGCGTAAAGTTAAAACAGAAAAAGATTTAGACGTTTTGTATCGAGAAATTTTTGCCTATATGGCACAACATTATCATGTCAGTGCCCTCACAGGCGCTGCAAAACTGGTTGGACAAGACATTGGTGAAAAAATGAATCCAATTACCACATTGGGTTCTATGCAAGTGCATATTAATTATGCCAAAGAAAATAAACGCAGTAGCATGAGCACCAATCAATTACGTGATGATTTATACACCGAATATGGTGGCTTATATTATGGTATTCATCGTTTGATGCTCTACCCTGCCGATTATGACAAGGCGATTTATCGTTTTGCTGACTATAATTCAGGAATGTATTCAAGTCGAAATGCTGCTTTCCAAAAGATGATAGATAAATTGGCAGGTGCGGATTTAGCATTAGATGGCGATTTGCTCTCTTACGACAAAAATGGCAATCCACGGACTACGACAACGACCACTGAAAAAACGATTATTGCTTTATTTGCGAAAAATAATATATTGGTTACGCCCCGTCAGTTGCGTAATGACTTAAAAAAAGAGAAAGAAAAAGGCTTTGAGAAAACTCAAACTTACATTGCGATTGGTAAATTATATAAAGAAAAGACAGGTAATGAGCCGATGTATGCGATCATGCCTGAAGTGGTCATTTCTGGACCAAAACTGAGCCGTGATTATAATACCAATTGGTATGCAAGCCGTGTAAATGGACGCTATGAAACATGCATGCAACGCGCAAAACGTATAAAAACCTAG